One SAR202 cluster bacterium genomic window, AACTAATTGGGGGTCTAAGAAGAGATCTCCAATTTGGTTTATTGGGGTACACATTACTCCGTATTCTTGGCATATTTCAAAGACTTCCTGTTTTCGTCTTGGAAGTAACCATTCAAGTAGATATGTTTCAAATTCTTCTTGTTTGGATTCTCTTTTTGCTGGTATTGACCAATTAGGATCCTTTAACAAATCTTCTTTTCCAATTGCACTGCATAGTCGTCTAAAAAACCTGTCCTCTCCTGAACCAAATACTATATACCCATCTTGACATGGGTAGCATCCAGTAGGGTATCTAAGGTCTATTGACCCTCTTTGTAGTAATCTTTTGGTATATTGATCAAATACTGTACGTGTATCAACATTGCCAATTTGGGCTTCCATACCAGATATCTTAATTAGATGACCCTTAGAATTGCTATTTAAAGCAAATATAGCCGCCATAGAGGCAGCTGCTGCAGTCGTCCCTATCTGATATAGAATGACATCAGACCCATACTGTAACGGAGGGCCTTCTGCTATTCCATGCGGTGACATTCTATTGGTTAAGGCAAATGAAATAAAATCGTTTGTTTCATATTCTGAATATGGTCCATAATCACCAAATGGAGTAATATGGGTAATAATTAAACTTGAATTTAATTCTTGCAGTATATTTAGCGATAATCCTAGTTTTGTTAAAAAGCTTGACGGTTTATCAATAACTAGAAGGTCGCACTTTTTAATCAATTCAATAAATATAGCTTTTCCATCCATTGTATTTAAATTTAAAGTGATACTTTTTTTGTTAGTATTTAAATTAAGATACAATCCACTTGTTTCACAATTAGGTATGTTTTTTGGAAAAGGTCCAGACTTTCTACTTGAATCACCTTGTAAAGGTTCAATTTTTATTACATTTGCCCCATAATCGGCAAATAATTTTGTGCAATAAGGTGCAGATATATAATCTCCAATTTCTAATATTATTAGATCTTCAAAATTTGTTGTGTTGTTAGATTCTCTCATTACTACTGTATTTTTATATTTTGATATCATTAGAAAATTCTAATTGTTATCGGTCAAGTACATAAATTAGCATAAAATGCCAATTATCTAGATAGTATGACTTATTATTCATAAACTAACTCCTTTTTGATAAGTGTGGTATATTTTACGTAATTTATTGGAGGTAAAATGAATATTGATTTACTGACGAAAATTTCTATAACAGAAGCTATTACTGCTTTGGTAATACTTTTTCTGGGTTTCATAATTGCACTCATAACATATTTTGTATTTAGAAGGATACGAAATAACTTAAAAGAAAATAACCAACATCAACTTGCTTCAGTAATATCCGATTTTGACACAATAGTCATACTAACTATTGTATTTGTCTTTATTTATTTAGGATTGCTTTCAATTAATGAATTGCGTGACGGCATTTCACAATTCAACCAAGTATTTACGATTCTTCTCGTCCTCCTTGTTTCCTATTCACTTATTAAAGCGAAAAACCATTTATTAGAATGGTATTCAGAGAAAATTAATTATGACAACTCTCCACAGACTAAAGTTGTTAAAACTTTAATTCCTACTGCTCATTGGCTATTTACTTTAATAATAGTTTCGTTAGCAATTCTTATAAATCTAGACATAATAGGAATTTCTATAGCACCTCTTATTGCAGGTTTGGGTATAGGAGGTTTAGCAGTAGCATTAGCTTTACAAGGAACTCTTAGTAATTTTTTTGCAGGAGTTAATGTTTTGACTGATGGGAGTATACGAGTTGGTGATTATGTGGAACTCTCAGAGGGTTTTTCAGGAATTGTTACCGGCATAGGTTGGAGAACTACTCGAATTAGAACACTGGGCAACAATACAGTAATTTTGCCTAACAATCGGTTAGCAGATACTATCGCTACAAACTATAGTTTTCCATATGATGAGATGTCTGTCTATTTAAGAATAGGTGTTGGCTATTTTGAAGATTTAGCATATGTAGAAAACGTTGTTGTAGAGGTTGCCAAAGAAGTTTTGTTAAATACTGAAGGGGCAGTTTCTAATTATAATCCCACAGTTTGGTATGAAGAATTCGGTGATGATAATATAAATTTCTGGGCAGTTTTGCGAGCAAAAGGATATTTCGAATCATGGGCTGTAAAACATGAATTTATCAAAGCAATATCCGAAAGATTTAAAAAAGAAAACATCGAGATATCTTTCCATAACACTAATATTTTTATGAGAGACAAATCATAAATTGAATTATGTTACTTCCTCAAATTTTTTATGGTTAATTAAAAATACTATTACATTAGTTTATGGTGGTTGGTTTATATACATAGGTATACAACATTTTGTAGACCCTGAATGGTTTGAGCCTATTGTGCCAGTTTTCCTAGGATACCCAAAATTCTGGGTTTTATTCAGTGGATTAATTGAGATCCTATTAGGGGCGTTTTTAATAATTCCTTTCACACGAAAAATTTCAGGAGTTTGTTTAGTAATATTTTTAATAGTTATATATATCGCTAATATTAATATGTGGATATTTGATATACCTATTGACGGGAATAAACTTACGACACAGGGACACATAATACGTGGGTTTGCACAAATTTTGTTAATTACTATTGCTTTATATATAGTTGAATTTAATCCAATAAATTATTTACGTTTAAAACTTAGAATAAGACAAATTCTTAGATAAATAGAAATAGTAGTGAAAATATACTCATATTTAATTCTCTATAGACATTTGGGGTTTTTCCTATTGACAATATACTCACTCAACTGTATCGTTTGTTGTTAATGTGATAAGAACATAGGTTAACATGCAATAGGTATGTTCAGCCTTTATTTAGCATTTATTATTTATGTGTGTTATTAATGGGAGGTTTTGTTATGACAAACAAGTTTACCAAACTTATGACCCTTGGTTGTATGGTTCTCTTGGTATCAGGCTTGTCAATCTCTTGTGGTGGAGATGATGATTCATCTTCAACTGCAAGTACATCGACAGCAAGTACCAGTACGAGTACTGCAAGCACTAGTACTGCAAGTACCGCAACAACTACTGAGGCATCGACAGCAACTAACGTTGTTACAGGTATCGCTGCTTACAGCGAAGGTCAAAAAGGTGAAGTAGCAAAAGCAACACCAGTAACTGTGGATAAAAGTTTATTTACATCAATCAAACGTGGTGGAATTTTGAACCAAGCTCACAGAAGAAGCCCTCGATACTTTAGACAGGACCTTTCTACTGCTAGTGATGAAACTGCAGCTTCTATGCCTATATTTAACGGATTATTATGGACTGCACCACCAACTCATACCCAGGTTACAGGCGACATCGCTAAAGACTGGACTATTATGAATGCTGGTAAGACATATATCTTCGATCTTCATGAAAATATTGTTAACCACAATGGTAACAAATTTGATTCTGAGGACGTTAAATTTACACTTGAATGGCTTGGTGCTGAATCAGATAACCGACCTCCACACTCAAGCGTATCAACAGGTGGGGAATCTATTTTTAAAGATATAAGAACAAACGGTCCAAATCAGGTAATTATTGATTTGGTAGAAGCAGATTCTGTTTTCTTCCCACAATTAGGTCAACGTTACATGAATATGCAGACTCAGGCTGACTTCGATGAAGAAGGCTCTAAAGATGCACCAGTTGGAACTGGTCCTTATGCTATGACTAGCCATGTACCTGGTGAAAAGATTGAATATAGGAAACACAGTGACTACTTTAAAGCTGGTCTTCCATATCTTGACGGAATAGATACATTCATTATTCGTGACCCAACCCCTCGATTTGCTGCATTCGAAGCAAAACGACTTGATATTATCTTGATGGGTAGTAGTCATGGTTTGTATTCAGATATTGCGACTGCTATGGAAAAACGACATCAAGGTGAAGTTACTTGGTATGAAGGTCTTCATACTGTAGGTAGAGGTGTCCACTTCAACCACAGAAAAGAAGGTCCTTGGTCAGATAAGAGAGTTAGACAAGCTGTTAACTTAGCTATTGATAGAGATGCAATCTGTCAGGCAATCCCAGCTTGTTTCCCTGGCTATCAATTACCATCAGCAACCTATGGTATTACAGACCGAGCTGCATTGAACGACAAACCTGGTTGGGCTCCTGCAGGTCCTGGTAAGGATGCAGAAATTGCAGCAGCTAAGAAACTTATGGCTGAAGCTGGATATCCAGATGGATTTGAAGTTGACGCTTTGTGTAGAGACTCAGTTGACTATGCAGAGAGACTTTGTCCAGTTGCTGAATTCTTATTACGAGAAACCTTAAATATCCGAGCTACTCTCGATGTTAAAGAAACTGGTGCTTGGAATGAAGCACAACAGCAAACAGGTGAATGGATGATGGAATTTGGTTCTGCTAACTCAGCAAACGTTGACCATCCATACAACTGGTTAGAGTACTGGGGATTCTGTGGAGAGGGATTGTTTGAAAACATCCGTGGTTGGTGTAATGAAGATTATGATCAACTTCTCCGAGACATGAGAAAAGCAACTGAAACAGCTGAACTTAAAGATTTAGCAACTCAGGCTATAGCAATTCTTGATGAAGAAGTTCCTTCAGCTCATTTATTCTGGCCATCCAGATTCTCTATCCGATGGAATTATGTAATGAATCCTGCTGATGAGAAAAATGCTGGTCAGTATTCTGCAGCAAGAAGATTTGAAAATCAGTGGCTCAATAAATAATTG contains:
- a CDS encoding ABC transporter substrate-binding protein, whose translation is MGGFVMTNKFTKLMTLGCMVLLVSGLSISCGGDDDSSSTASTSTASTSTSTASTSTASTATTTEASTATNVVTGIAAYSEGQKGEVAKATPVTVDKSLFTSIKRGGILNQAHRRSPRYFRQDLSTASDETAASMPIFNGLLWTAPPTHTQVTGDIAKDWTIMNAGKTYIFDLHENIVNHNGNKFDSEDVKFTLEWLGAESDNRPPHSSVSTGGESIFKDIRTNGPNQVIIDLVEADSVFFPQLGQRYMNMQTQADFDEEGSKDAPVGTGPYAMTSHVPGEKIEYRKHSDYFKAGLPYLDGIDTFIIRDPTPRFAAFEAKRLDIILMGSSHGLYSDIATAMEKRHQGEVTWYEGLHTVGRGVHFNHRKEGPWSDKRVRQAVNLAIDRDAICQAIPACFPGYQLPSATYGITDRAALNDKPGWAPAGPGKDAEIAAAKKLMAEAGYPDGFEVDALCRDSVDYAERLCPVAEFLLRETLNIRATLDVKETGAWNEAQQQTGEWMMEFGSANSANVDHPYNWLEYWGFCGEGLFENIRGWCNEDYDQLLRDMRKATETAELKDLATQAIAILDEEVPSAHLFWPSRFSIRWNYVMNPADEKNAGQYSAARRFENQWLNK
- a CDS encoding DoxX family membrane protein, with protein sequence MNYVTSSNFLWLIKNTITLVYGGWFIYIGIQHFVDPEWFEPIVPVFLGYPKFWVLFSGLIEILLGAFLIIPFTRKISGVCLVIFLIVIYIANINMWIFDIPIDGNKLTTQGHIIRGFAQILLITIALYIVEFNPINYLRLKLRIRQILR
- a CDS encoding mechanosensitive ion channel family protein, encoding MNIDLLTKISITEAITALVILFLGFIIALITYFVFRRIRNNLKENNQHQLASVISDFDTIVILTIVFVFIYLGLLSINELRDGISQFNQVFTILLVLLVSYSLIKAKNHLLEWYSEKINYDNSPQTKVVKTLIPTAHWLFTLIIVSLAILINLDIIGISIAPLIAGLGIGGLAVALALQGTLSNFFAGVNVLTDGSIRVGDYVELSEGFSGIVTGIGWRTTRIRTLGNNTVILPNNRLADTIATNYSFPYDEMSVYLRIGVGYFEDLAYVENVVVEVAKEVLLNTEGAVSNYNPTVWYEEFGDDNINFWAVLRAKGYFESWAVKHEFIKAISERFKKENIEISFHNTNIFMRDKS